CGCATTGCCGAGCGCCCGCCACGAGTCGGCGCGGGCCTCGTATGCCCGGGCGGACTTGGGGTCCAGCCGGATGGCCTGCCCGTAGTCCTGCATGGCCGACTCCTCGTGGCCCAGCCGATGGAACAGCCGTCCCCGGTGGTAGTAGCTATCGGCCACGGTCGCGTCGGCGACCAGGGCGCCGTTGAGGGCTGCGAGTGCCGCGTCGTATTCCTCCTGAGCCGCCAGGGCGATCCCCCGGTAGAGCAGCGCCTCCGGATGCCCCGGGCTGAGGTCCAGAGCACGGTCCAGATCCGGCAGGGCCACGTCGTACTGCTCGAGCTGGATGTGCGTGAAGGCCCGGTCGATCCAAGCGTAGGTGTAGTCCGGGTAGCTCTGGACGGCGCGGGTGAAGTCGGCCAGCGCTGCGGCATGGTCTCCCCGTTCGCGATGGAGGGCTGCTCGCTCGGCGTAGGAATAGGCCGCGACGGCCGGGCTGCTGAGTTCGATGGCGCGTGTGTAGTCGGCGATCGCCTTGTCGTACTGCTCCGCCGCTCTGTACGCCGACCCGCGCGACCGCCAGCGGCGGGCGGTGTTCGGGTCCAGCGAGATCGCCTGCCCGTAGTCGGATGCCGCCAGGTCGTACCGGCGCAGCCTCAGATACGCGTCGGCCCGGTGCTCCCAGTTGTCGGCAACTTCCGGTTCGATGCCCAGCAGCTTCGTGTAGTCCGCTGCCGCCAGGTCGTACGCCTTCATCGCGCGGTAGGCGAAGGCCCGACGGTCGTAGCCCTCAGCCGAGGGTTCCAGCTCCAGGGCCATGGTGTAGTCGGCGACGGCCAGTTCGTGCCACTTGAGATACACCAGTGCCTGCCCGCGATCCAGGTAAGCCTGGGTGCAGTGGGGGTCCACGGCAACGGCCTGGCTGAGGATCAGCACCGCCTCCTCCACGCGATCCTCCTCCTCGACCAGCACACGCGCTCGCTCAAGGTAGTCCTGAGCGGTCGGTTGAGCGAACACGGACGCCGCGCACGCGGCCAACAGAACCACTGCCGGAATGCACACGCGACGGTTGGACATCTCATCGCCTCCTGAGAGGACTCGGTTCTCTATGGGCGGGCCGCCTCGGGCACGCTGCGAACGTCCAGGGTGACCTTGAACGCCTTCTCGGCGGGCTGGTCGGCCTGCCAGGGGCGCCTGTGCTCCAGCACGATGTCCGTCTTGCCCGTATCCACGACGCGGAAGACGTTCTCGACGTGGCCCGTCCCCGCCCGTTCGGCCTCGGCGGACGCCCCCGGCACGAACTGCGGCCAGCCGGTGTATGTCACGGACGACGTCAGCAGGCCGTCGCCCCGGACCTCCCTGACGGTCCAGACCAGGCCGCTGCGGCTGTCGCCGGGCAGACGGATGACGACCTCCCGAACGCCCTCCACGGCGACGGTCGTGCCGTCGGCATCCGGCCCGACCCGCAACGGCACCGGCCAGTCGGGGGCCGCTCGGTCCACTCGAAAGGCCAGGTAGAACGTCTGGGGGCGAACCACGCCCATGCGCTTGCGGACCAGGGCGGTGGCCCCATCCGTACGGGGCAGGTCGACGCGCTCGGCCTCCGTCCCCCCCAACTGCACGGTCAGGCGGTCCTTCTCATAGGCGGGGCTGAGCCGGACTGTCAGGGTGCCGACCATCTTGGTGTCGTGGATCGTGGCCGCCTGGTCATTGAGCGCGAACCACCTGTGTTCCATCCGCCAGGCCGCCACCCCGAGCTTGC
This sequence is a window from Candidatus Brocadiaceae bacterium. Protein-coding genes within it:
- a CDS encoding tetratricopeptide repeat protein, encoding MSNRRVCIPAVVLLAACAASVFAQPTAQDYLERARVLVEEEDRVEEAVLILSQAVAVDPHCTQAYLDRGQALVYLKWHELAVADYTMALELEPSAEGYDRRAFAYRAMKAYDLAAADYTKLLGIEPEVADNWEHRADAYLRLRRYDLAASDYGQAISLDPNTARRWRSRGSAYRAAEQYDKAIADYTRAIELSSPAVAAYSYAERAALHRERGDHAAALADFTRAVQSYPDYTYAWIDRAFTHIQLEQYDVALPDLDRALDLSPGHPEALLYRGIALAAQEEYDAALAALNGALVADATVADSYYHRGRLFHRLGHEESAMQDYGQAIRLDPKSARAYEARADSWRALGNAGMAERDLAMARELGKTE